tggtgttttattaatatctccgttgacatttgttgggacgtcagtctttccgtgaccacagctggtgcaactcagctgaaacgtcggaattaaaggtaaaaacaatgaaattatatcgcggtagacccgtttgtgtaattaaatatgtgtacaaaacgcgagagtttaaagtgttatacgtTTATAAATGTTATTTCTTATTGACGTGGTATTGGTATCATGACATTATTTTTTCACGAGATCATCATAGGATGGACAAAGTGGTTCTCCCCACCTCTCTCGACATTAGGAAATTAACGTTCATTTTAGATGACAAAGAACGAATCATTAGAATATTAAAGATTAACAATGACAGCGGTAATTTCTGTTTTCGCACAAAAATAGCGTATTTGCTCTGAGtatttacttacctataaaCACTTAAGACCAGGTAAACCAAGACCGGGGTTCTGTGGGCGTGGAGCTCGCGCTCTGTGGGGTCTTAGGCGTTTGTGGTTTGGAAGACGGCGACTTCTTGGGGTCTGACGGCGTCGCGGGGGCCGCTTCTTCAGCTTTCAGCTACAACGAACAAAGTAATGTAATGAATCTCAGTGTCGAAACATTGAACCGCTTATTAGCCGGGTAAACAAAGAGCGAGCATAcacgcgaggcaatttcctcgcgcacaaaacggccagtgaAGACTTGCCTCGGTCGAAGCGGCGCGCGCGAGGCACGTCTGCACTGCCCGTTTTGTGCGTatctctgtgtggacccggctatttACATGTTCaagccttcgcttgaaccacgtAATGAAAGATAACAACCTTGTAACTTAGCCCTAAATAATTTTCTGATCTAGCATCGCATAGCGACACTCTTcgtcctcgcgttatcccggctttttgccacggctcatgggagcctgggatccgcttgacaactaatcccgagaattggcgtaggcactagtttttacgaaaacgactgccatcagaccttCCATAGACAACAATTGGGATTGACGACTTAACATGCTTTCCAAAGCACAGCCCTCTGGGTAAATTAGGCCTTATTCGCATAGGGTCACTAAAATGCCTAAATATGACCGCCCGGCTGTACAAGTGGCTGTAAGTTCTGGATGGGTGACAAAATAAAGCGTTTACAAACTGTAAGCCCAATTGTTGTCTATGAGAGCAGTAGTTTAATCGAGTTAAAAGCTTTTTGGTAGCTTAAGAAATTTTAATTATCGAATTGGCTGTTGTGCAATCCTAATTTAGTCTTGTTCGCTCAGTTTGTTGAATCGCCACATGGCCTTTACGTCCTTCGACGTAAACGTGTCTGACACACGTTTTATTGGGCAGCGTGTCTGAATATCGACTTTATTTTGTTTGTGTTAAAGTAGAAAATCAAACTGACGTTAAATGATTTATCAGTACCTAATAGAGATGAGccgaatttaatttaatttctttcAACATAACACTAGTATACAGTACATGAAACCCCTTGGGGTGTGGCAAaatattcggtaattattcggtattcggcatataaggtttactcgggtaattccgaatgtcgaaaactgtcggataattccgaaagagttATTATGATGggattaagggtgattttcatctgaatttcggaattatccgacattcggtaatacccgaatacaccttacggCATACttttcaatgttcgtattcggccgaatagttaggttcgaactgccgaatatttaccgaataaacaaattatttttaaggGCGTTCACTAGCTGACGCGTGTGCGCTTCGCGGTCAGGCATGAGACGGTTCCATTTATTTTCAGAGAGGAAAGGTCAAAAACACGTGCGGAGGTCAGATCGCGGACCTGTATGAACTTGATTTCAGTGTTTTTGGCAGTTTTAGcccaaccgaatattcggttcggtATGATCTGAACCGAATAGGTATTCGTATTCGGCAAAgtccatattcggcccatctctagacCTAACAAAGTATTGGATAACTTACCTTGCTATTAGTTTTGTCTTGCATATCTTTCTCATAAGCTCGAACGTCGTCAAGAGTCATGTTGTACCAGTCGTCCATCCACGCAAACGCTTGTCGGTGACCCAATAAGAGAATCTCACGTATCGCCTGTGCAAAGGAAGGGAAACGTATTAGTACAAAAAAACATGTACTTATAATACCAAATAATACTCCAATTGATACCTATTtacaaaagtttttattttcggTCTCATTAGATATTTCAGTattactcaagatttttttctgGAATGACATCACGTATACAACATTGATAAGGCATTTCCGGAATTCGATATGTACCCTATACTACAGCATATTGATAACATACTCGTAATAATAGTTAATGGATGAGTCATAGGTTACACATGTTACGTCTAACACGTTTTGTTTAGTGGGGGATACATATTTAGAAAAATAACCGGTCAACTGAGAGTTAGACTCGCACCACAAGAGTTCCCGAAATGACACAAATTTTTACACGTCATCGGAAACCAGAAAttctgccctgctaagccaaggagcgctatctcaaagaaaattcattgctaacttAGGTATactttagtttatattactgagaattccattttcaaaatcatttgtttttgagatagcgctattcggcttaggagggcagaattAGTCGTATAATGGTTTACAAGTGAAAGCTAACATTGCATGTTAAAAAGCCTGGAAAACGGGTTAGTAAATGGTCTCCATCCATGTCAACTTACACCCTGCACATATTCCTCGACCCGCGTCTGCAGGCCCCACACCTCGAACTTGACGTGCACGACCTTGTAGCAGCACATGATGGGCTGCTGGGTGTCCCGCCAGCCCTCCACCAATGGCCCGCGCCCTGTCAAGAAAACAAAGAAAACTCATCTCTTTTCCCTGCCTTTCTATGTACTTTtttttggctgctatttaactgatcaccagatttagtaaaatttaataccaaaaaaatctattttaccaccctaaaataataaatgatcaccaaaattataacaccattttaatgtgaaatgattaccaattttattacattttattatcctattaaaggaaatgacaccaaactaatcattattaacccaaaaatgattacttaccaaatttcaaaccccattttaatgtgaaatgataaccaaatttttacatcttgctatcctattaaagaaaatgacaccaaaaaaatcattgtaaacccaaaaatactaaatgaccaccaaaatgagaactccattttaatgtaaaattataaccaaatttttaaatcttgctatcctattaaagcaaattactccaaaataatcattgtaaacccaaaaatagtaaatgaccaccaaaattgtagccacattttaattaaaaatgtgcaaatatttaatatatcgttaatatcgttatcctataaaattaattaatccacttcgccacctttttctagtagcatttcttttctgtaagggtcgcagttcaaacctaacctaacccacttttctagtagcatttcttttctgtaagggtcgcagttcaaacctaacctaacccacttttctagtagaatttcttttctgtattggtcgcagttcaaacctaacctaacccacttttctagtagcgtttcttttctgtaagggtcgcagttcaaacctaacctaacccacttttctagtagcatttttttctgtaagggtcacagttcaaacctaacctaacccacatatctagtagcatttcttttctgtaagggtcacagttcaaacctaacctaacccacttttctagtagcatttcgttactgtaagggtcgcagttcaaacctaacctaacccacttttctgatagcagtttggttctgtaagggtcgcagttcaaacctaacctaacccacttttctagtagcatttcgtttttgtaaggttcgcagttcaaacctaacctaccctacttttctagtagcatttcgtttctgtgagggacgcagttccaacctaacctaacccacttttctagtagcatttcgtttctgaaagggtcgcagttcaaaacctaacccacttttatagtagcatttcgtttctgtaaaggtcgcagttcaaacctaacctaacctacttttctagtaccatttcgctgctgtaagggtcgcagtgctaacctaactaaacccacttttctgatagcataacgaaatgctactagaaaagtaggttaggttaggtaggtatgcggtgcggggtacggggtttgagcgggaggggctagtaattttggaatcggtttactttatttggtaatatgtatacattttttggtaatcatagtggtttatttaggtgaaaatatcgcattaatttggtcttcaagatttggtgatcattaatgatttttggtgatcattcaatatatttggtatttgaatacaatttgaagtgcagtcgtttattggtgttcagtattttttttttggtaagcatgatttttttatttagggtaccaaagtatattttggtggtcattatatttgtagcccttttttttgtctgtctttctttttttcttttgtcTTTTTTGTCTTTTTTAGGCCTGCGCTGAGGATCTGAAAGtatgctgttattattataattttttttggtcaatatATTACCTTTATAAATCTCTATTTTAATCTCAACATGATCTAGTGTCCCATGACTCCCATGCATAAAAAAGATCAGAGATTTCGGTGATAACATTATACTCTTAAAGCTAAATATGTTTGTAATATAGCCCTCACCTGTCTTCTCAGATTTGAAGAACTTGGGGTCCTCTGCCTCTTTATAATGATGTGGCTTAATCTCATCATAAGCAATGTCCAGAAAATCTACTTCCCGACTACCCAGTTCCTCGTCAGTTAAACCAAGACACTGCAACAGGAAAATATGAGTTAAATAGTAGTCTATagagtaggtatatatgtaccATCATAGCTTAGTTATAACTTGTGAACCTTAATACAATGCGACATAAGGTCCATTAATGGATTAAAAGTGTTAATCCATTAATGCGTTAAAATTGTTAGTACACATTTATCTATTCTGAAATaggttaagagcgctcttacaagaaaagtcgaaataatgcaaaattgatgatactagtcgacgaaattcaggactttgcgctcattattagaaacaatgagtacttgttccagtaaaagcgtcttcttatctttataaatatcgttgtaaatattagaaaaatgacttattaaattagtaatgattttttttctgatggtcgtttccgaaaaaccccgtgaagcactgaatggcgagctcttatttggaaatgttgagaattttactgtgctaaacctggctattttgtattactaataccctgtactttaggcatatcaaactatatttttcctacatacctttgagaaagagaaaatcaaagtaaaacgaactcgattttctctccgaaacaagtgtcaattcctacgaaaatctacttaatatcgaagtcat
The genomic region above belongs to Cydia splendana chromosome 13, ilCydSple1.2, whole genome shotgun sequence and contains:
- the LOC134796574 gene encoding cytoplasmic phosphatidylinositol transfer protein 1 translates to MVLTKEYRISMPMTVEEYRIGQLYMIARHSFEQSSNGEGVEVVANEQVNDEVNGHGQYTEKRIHLSSHLPYWIQSMTPKIFYITEKAWNYYPFTITEYTCSFIPKFSISIQTRYEDNNGTTENCLGLTDEELGSREVDFLDIAYDEIKPHHYKEAEDPKFFKSEKTGRGPLVEGWRDTQQPIMCCYKVVHVKFEVWGLQTRVEEYVQGAIREILLLGHRQAFAWMDDWYNMTLDDVRAYEKDMQDKTNSKLKAEEAAPATPSDPKKSPSSKPQTPKTPQSASSTPTEPRSWFTWS